The following proteins are co-located in the Camelina sativa cultivar DH55 chromosome 12, Cs, whole genome shotgun sequence genome:
- the LOC104733111 gene encoding uncharacterized protein LOC104733111, with amino-acid sequence MGDFGSYPGNKRVEVDHISRLSLNNGFLKLEEKLSPNVNVMKVQNSLKHEITDLEKILQRQFDVRNDLEMALGYRETSQDDNIFTPKPTSELIKEIATLELEVSNLEQYLLWLYRKAFGQQASYIANGSSIGIWMADHIPIMTPNKLSEEMIKYVSTMYCKYADTRFLSSTSKLWSFRKSSAFDDQFESCGPYNSMIEVSHIKRKGHDFELMLRQFRLLTKQLEDVDLRKLTHQEKLAFWINVHNSLVMHTFLVNGIPRNNGKRFLLFSKPAYNIGGRVMSIDLLQNSILLSRMPCPQQWLRLLLTSKKRTTRDDYQEYSLEHPEPLLYFALCSGNHSDPAVRVYTAESIYLELETAKEEYIRANIGFRNDQKLILPKIIESFSKDLGLNQAALMETIQECLPEPMRYTIKKLNMGRSRKSIIESIPHNFGYRYLIARELIK; translated from the exons ATGGGTGATTTTGGAAG TTATCCAGGAAACAAAAGAGTTGAAGTTGATCACATAAGTCGTTTGTCTCTCAATAATGGTTTCCTCAAACTGGAGGAGAAACTATCAcctaatgttaatgttatgaaAGTCCAAAACTCCCTTAAACATGAG ATTACAGACCTTGAGAAAATATTACAGAGACAGTTTGATGTTCGTAACGATTTAGAAATGGCATTGGGTTATAGAGAAACTTCTCAAGACGACAATATCTTCACTCCCAAG CCTACTTCAGAATTGATCAAGGAAATTGCGACACTCGAGTTAGAAGTTTCGAATTTAGAACAGTACCTTTTATGGCTATATCGAAAAGCTTTTGGTCAACAAGCATCA TATATAGCAAACGGATCAAGTATTGGAATTTGGATGGCAGATCACATACCTATAATGACTCCAAACAAGTTATCAGAAGAGATGATAAAGTATGTGTCGACTATGTACTGCAAATATGCAGACACTCGGTTTCTTTCTTCGACAAGCAAGTTGTGGAGCTTCAGGAAAAGCTCTGCTTTCGATGACCAATTCGAATCATGTGGACCGTATAACTCGATGATCGAAGTGTCACATATTAAAAGGAAAGGACATGACTTTGAGCTGATGCTTCGACAATTCAg ACTCCTTACTAAACAATTGGAAGATGTTGATCTGAGAAAGTTGACGCATCAAGAGAAACTTGCGTTCTGGATTAATGTTCATAACTCACTTGTGATGCac ACATTTTTAGTTAATGGGATTCCAAGGAACAACGGGAAGAGATTCTTGCTATTCTCTaag CCAGCTTACAACATAGGAGGTCGTGTGATGAGCATAGATTTATTGCAAAACTCTATTCTTCTCAGCCGAATGCCTTGTCCCCAACAG TGGTTGCGGTTGTTACTCACCTCAAAAAAACGCACAACCAGAGATGACTACCAAGAATACTCCCTTGAGCATCCAGAGCCTCTGTTATACTTTGCTCTCTGTTCCGGAAATCACTCTGATCCCGCG GTTCGAGTATATACGGCTGAGAGTATATACCTAGAGCTGGAAACCGCAAAAGAAGAGTACATCCGCGCAAACATTGGGTTCAGAAATGACCAGAAACTAATCTTACCAAAGATCATAGAGTCTTTCAGCAAAGACTTGGGTCTGAATCAAGCGGCATTGATGGAGACGATCCAAGAATGTCTCCCGGAACCCATGAGGTATACAATTAAGAAACTCAACATGGGAAGATCTCGAAAGAGTATCATAGAATCGATCCCACACAATTTCGGGTACCGGTATCTGATAGCAAGAGAACTCATCAAATGA
- the LOC104729490 gene encoding BEL1-like homeodomain protein 2 translates to MGIAKTSSTTSTILLKTHHNNSMSQDYHHHQQHQGGIFSFSNGFDRSDSPNLIAQQKQEHQRVEEMDEESSVAGGSGIPVYETAGMLSEMFNFPGSSRGRRDLDHAAQSFRSNRQLLDDQHQNIPAMNATDSATATAAAAMQLFLMNPPPPQQQPPTSPSSTSTTRSHHNSSTLHMLLPPTTTDHHQSYDHNNMSMHQLPHHHHHNQQMTWQSSSSDHHHHNNQTEIGTIHVENSGGRGLSLSLSSSLEAAAKAEEYRNLYYGSNSSNASSHHHHQYNQFKTLLANSSQHHQVLNQFRSSPTAATAPSSSIGAVNILRHSRFTTAAQELLEELCSVGRGFLKKNKLKNSSNPNTSGGDGGGGGSSPSSAGAIKDHPPLSASDRIEHQRRKVKLLTMLEEVDRRYNHYCEQMQMVVNSFDIIMGQGAALPYTALAQKAMSRHFRCLKDAVAAQLKQSCELLGDKDGAGMSSSGLTKGETPRLRLLEQSLRQQRAFHQMGMMEQEAWRPQRGLPERSVNILRAWLFEHFLHPYPSDADKHLLARQTGLSRNQVSNWFINARVRLWKPMVEEMYQQESKEREREEELEVNEEDQETKNSNNDKSTKSNNNESNFTASRTTSQTPIITAPDVSDADADAAVAVATGHRLRSDINAYENDPSSLLLPSSYSNAAASSADLGSRYGGSAAFSAVATCQQGVGGFDDDADMGGVNVIRFGTNPTGDVSLTLGLRHAGNMPDKDPSFCVREFGGF, encoded by the exons ATGGGAATAGCTAAAACTTCATCTACTACTTCTACAATTCTTTTGAAGACTCATCACAATAATTCTATGTCCCAagattatcatcatcatcaacaacaccaAGGAGGAATCTTCAGCTTCTCTAATGGATTCGACCGATCAGATTCTCCTAATTTAATAGCTCAGCAGAAGCAAGAACATCAAAGGGTAGAAGAGATGGACGAGGAATCCTCAGTCGCCGGAGGAAGTGGGATTCCGGTCTATGAAACTGCCGGAATGTTATCCGAGATGTTTAATTTCCCCGGAAGCAGCCGCGGAAGAAGAGATCTCGACCACGCCGCCCAATCTTTCCGGTCAAATAGGCAGTTGCTTGATGACCAACATCAGAATATTCCGGCCATGAATGCTACGGATTCTGCCACCGCCACAGCTGCCGCCGCCATGCAGTTGTTTTTGATGAATCCACCGCCACCGCAACAACAACCACCGACGTCTCCGTCTTCCACAAGTACCACAAGGAGCCACCACAATTCTTCAACTCTTCACATGTTACTTCCACCAACAACAACTGATCATCATCAGAGCTACGATCATAATAATATGTCTATGCATCAGcttccacatcatcatcatcataaccaACAGATGACGTGgcagtcttcttcttccgaccatcatcatcacaacaACCAAACCGAGATCGGGACCATCCACGTGGAAAACAGCGGTGGACGAGGCTTGTCCTTATCTCTCTCATCGTCTCTAGAGGCTGCTGCAAAAGCTGAAGAGTATAGAAACCTTTACTACGGATCCAACTCTTCTAACGCATCatcccatcatcatcatcaatacaatCAATTCAAGACTCTTCTTGCTAATTCTTCACAGCATCACCAAGTATTAAACCAATTCCGATCATCTCCGACCGCTGCCACGGCTCCTTCCTCTTCCATCGGAGCCGTCAATATCTTAAGACACTCGAGGTTCACAACGGCCGCGCAAGAGTTGTTGGAAGAGCTTTGTAGTGTTGGAAGAGGAtttttgaagaagaacaaacTTAAGAACAGCTCAAACCCTAATACTAGCGGTGGagacggcggtggtggtggcagCTCTCCTTCGTCGGCTGGAGCAATCAAGGATCATCCTCCTTTATCGGCGTCTGATCGGATTGAGCATCAAAGAAGGAAAGTGAAGCTACTCACCATGCTTGAAGAG GTGGACCGACGGTACAACCATTACTGCGAGCAAATGCAGATGGTTGTGAACTCTTTCGATATAATAATGGGCCAAGGTGCAGCGTTACCATACACGGCATTGGCTCAAAAAGCTATGTCGAGGCATTTTCGATGTCTTAAAGATGCGGTCGCAGCTCAGCTTAAGCAGAGTTGTGAACTTCTTGGGGACAAAGATGGAGCGGGAATGTCTTCTTCCGGATTAACTAAAGGCGAAACTCCGCGGTTGCGTTTACTAGAACAGAGTTTACGTCAGCAACGTGCGTTTCACCAAATGGGTATGATGGAACAAGAAGCGTGGCGGCCACAACGCGGTTTGCCTGAACGCTCCGTTAATATCCTTAGAGCTTGGCTCTTCGAGCATTTCCTTCACCC GTATCCAAGCGATGCAGATAAACACCTCTTGGCTCGACAGACTGGTTTATCCAGAAATCAG GTGTCAAATTGGTTCATTAATGCTAGGGTTCGTTTATGGAAACCAATGGTGGAAGAAATGTATcaacaagaatcaaaagaaagagaaagagaagaggaattAGAAGTTAacgaagaagatcaagaaacaaaaaacagcaACAACGACAAGAGCACGAAATCCAACAACAATGAAAGCAACTTCACTGCCTCTCGGACCACTTCACAAACTCCAATAATAACCGCACCAGACGTATCAGACGCAGACGCAGACGCGGCAGTAGCAGTAGCGACAGGCCACCGTCTAAGATCCGACATTAATGCTTACGAAAACGACCCTTCATCGCTTCTACTCCCTTCCTCTTATTCCAACGCCGCCGCTTCGTCTGCCGACTTGGGTTCTCGTTACGGTGGTTCGGCCGCGTTTTCCGCGGTTGCCACGTGTCAACAAGGTGTTGGCGGGTTCGATGATGATGCTGACATGGGTGGTGTTAACGTCATAAGGTTTGGGACAAACCCTACCGGTGACGTGTCACTCACGCTTGGTTTACGCCACGCTGGAAACATGCCTGATAAAGACCCTTCTTTTTGCGTTAGAGAGTTTGGGGGTTTCTAG